The following coding sequences are from one Candidatus Kinetoplastibacterium galatii TCC219 window:
- the panB gene encoding 3-methyl-2-oxobutanoate hydroxymethyltransferase — translation MTTLHQNRKNIPFIKESKGKRKLVMLTAYTSSVANNIDPYVDIILVGDSLGMVIYGFNDTLSVSLDMMIAHGSAVARSSKNACVVVDMPFGSYQESKSQAFRNAAHILSATKASGVKLEGGEEMAETVYFLHKRGIPVMGHIGLMPQKFNISGGFKALSPDQHIVDNVISEAIALEQSGAFALVLECVAESIGKKVTEAVNIPVIGIGASSDCDGQVLVVDDILGMNPDSSLKFVKTYANVGKDIQHAAKCYAEEVRSGMFPSKENYFFAKK, via the coding sequence ATGACTACTCTTCATCAAAATCGGAAAAATATACCTTTCATTAAAGAATCAAAAGGGAAAAGAAAACTAGTAATGTTGACAGCATATACTTCTTCAGTAGCTAATAATATTGATCCGTATGTGGATATTATATTAGTTGGGGATTCATTAGGAATGGTTATTTATGGCTTTAACGACACATTGTCAGTATCATTAGATATGATGATAGCGCACGGATCTGCAGTGGCTAGGAGTTCTAAAAATGCTTGTGTTGTAGTTGATATGCCATTTGGATCCTATCAAGAATCAAAATCACAAGCATTTAGAAATGCAGCTCATATATTATCAGCAACTAAAGCCAGTGGTGTTAAGCTTGAGGGTGGAGAAGAGATGGCAGAAACAGTCTATTTCCTTCATAAAAGAGGAATACCAGTTATGGGTCATATAGGATTAATGCCTCAAAAATTTAATATTTCTGGTGGGTTTAAGGCTCTTTCCCCAGATCAACATATTGTTGATAATGTTATATCAGAAGCTATTGCTTTAGAGCAATCTGGAGCATTTGCTTTGGTATTAGAATGTGTTGCTGAGTCTATAGGTAAAAAAGTAACAGAAGCAGTAAATATTCCCGTAATTGGAATAGGAGCCTCTTCCGATTGTGATGGTCAAGTTCTTGTGGTGGATGATATATTAGGAATGAATCCAGATTCTTCTTTAAAATTTGTCAAGACTTATGCAAATGTAGGAAAAGATATACAACATGCAGCTAAATGTTATGCTGAAGAAGTTCGTTCTGGAATGTTCCCTAGCAAAGAAAATTATTTCTTTGCTAAAAAATGA
- a CDS encoding DUF502 domain-containing protein produces MFKKYFITGLLVWVPIVITLWVLGLLVGIMEASVPNFLSSKYLFGYDIPGFQLIMVVVVIWTSGVMTANLIGRTLLGYWNAVLGKIPLVRSIYNSVKQVSDTVLSSDSQSFRQAVLIEYPRQGCWTIAFLTGTPGNNIVSYLPLDEYISVYVPTTPNPTSGFFLIVGRDVIKPLDMNVDTALKYIVSMGVVSSHKIK; encoded by the coding sequence ATGTTTAAAAAATACTTCATTACTGGTTTGTTAGTATGGGTTCCTATAGTCATAACCTTATGGGTGTTAGGACTATTGGTTGGCATAATGGAAGCCTCTGTTCCAAATTTCTTATCTTCAAAATATTTATTTGGCTATGATATACCAGGCTTTCAGTTAATTATGGTTGTGGTGGTTATATGGACAAGTGGGGTAATGACTGCCAATTTGATCGGACGCACCTTATTAGGTTACTGGAATGCTGTTTTAGGTAAAATACCATTGGTACGTTCTATATATAATTCTGTTAAGCAGGTTAGCGACACGGTTTTGTCATCTGATAGCCAATCTTTTAGACAAGCTGTTCTAATTGAGTATCCTAGACAAGGTTGTTGGACTATAGCTTTCCTTACAGGAACACCTGGTAATAATATAGTATCTTATTTGCCACTCGATGAGTATATTAGCGTCTATGTTCCTACAACACCAAATCCAACATCAGGTTTCTTCTTGATAGTTGGGAGAGATGTTATTAAGCCTTTAGATATGAACGTAGATACAGCTCTGAAATATATTGTTTCAATGGGTGTTGTTTCATCTCACAAGATTAAATAA
- a CDS encoding alpha/beta hydrolase, translating into MRSMVEKICFRGESGNIDCVIEWPLDDIIGLALVLHPHSLYGGSRDNKIITTVARECVNKGMVSIRPNFRGVGESDGIFGNAIGETEDMIALLSQIQISYPKLSKLPIMLAGFSFGSAVAAQVYSSLLDNDNYCLYKSLILIGSAVHRFEFKKVSLPENSLVIHGEDDEVVPFNELLEWIRPKSLPIVMIPSCTHFFHGKLLILRRLVADYLSINVPSC; encoded by the coding sequence ATGCGCTCAATGGTTGAGAAAATTTGTTTTCGTGGCGAATCTGGTAATATAGATTGTGTCATAGAATGGCCACTAGATGATATTATAGGGTTAGCCCTTGTATTACATCCTCATTCATTATACGGAGGTTCTCGCGACAACAAAATAATTACTACTGTTGCTCGTGAATGTGTAAATAAGGGAATGGTATCTATTAGGCCAAATTTTAGAGGTGTTGGTGAGTCTGATGGTATTTTTGGCAATGCTATTGGAGAGACAGAAGACATGATAGCTCTATTGTCACAGATACAAATTTCTTATCCAAAGTTGTCCAAATTACCTATAATGTTAGCCGGTTTCTCATTTGGTTCCGCTGTAGCAGCACAAGTGTATTCTTCTTTGTTAGATAATGATAATTATTGCTTATATAAATCTTTAATCCTCATTGGTTCTGCTGTACATCGTTTTGAGTTTAAAAAAGTTTCTTTACCTGAAAATAGTTTAGTAATTCATGGGGAAGATGATGAAGTAGTACCTTTTAATGAGTTATTAGAATGGATCAGACCAAAGTCTCTACCTATTGTTATGATTCCTTCTTGCACTCACTTTTTCCATGGAAAGCTGCTAATATTAAGACGATTAGTAGCGGATTATCTCAGTATTAATGTGCCGTCTTGCTAA
- a CDS encoding YbeD family protein yields the protein MNTRINSIYPNYFPIKVIGKNDPGFADDVFSVLDSNENSLEYSYDEPTLSKSGKYISLSLNINILSREHFDKIYKLLYDHPKVSFVL from the coding sequence ATGAATACAAGAATAAATTCTATTTACCCTAATTATTTTCCTATTAAAGTTATTGGAAAGAATGATCCTGGATTTGCAGATGATGTATTTAGCGTGTTAGATTCTAATGAAAACTCATTAGAATATTCTTATGATGAACCTACTTTAAGTAAATCCGGAAAATATATTAGTCTATCTTTAAATATTAATATTCTCTCTAGAGAGCATTTTGATAAGATATATAAGTTATTATATGATCATCCTAAAGTATCTTTTGTTCTGTAG
- a CDS encoding D-alanyl-D-alanine carboxypeptidase family protein — translation MNMFLKIKCTLSFIVRLILAVSLILLMSSSLSVRSEDDKLDGILSAYNDIDKLSIPVSNVSSLPKPKISSKSWIIVDVNSEQVLASSNPDLKVEPASLTKIMTAYLVFDAIEDKRLDKDQNVIVSEKAWRTVGSRMFLEPNKKVQIRDLLQGMIVQSGNDASIVLAESVSGDEDSFVYLMNREAKKIGMNSSNFTNVTGLPDSCHLTTARDLALLSINFLKKHESFLHYYKQKEFTYNGITQSNRNRLLWSDPSVDGLKTGHTDTAGYCLVSTALRGDRRILVVLLGANTEAIRTEESLRLLNWGFQNFDTIAMFEDKISKSLEARVWEGVSDKINLSPKNPLWLSVPRGRAGDVKLVVERIEPLIAPLHKDQIVGILQFSIDDQILKTVKLRIHGSMNRAGLFGRVKDMVRRWFEN, via the coding sequence ATGAATATGTTTTTAAAAATTAAATGTACGTTAAGCTTCATTGTAAGACTTATTTTAGCCGTCTCTTTAATACTTTTAATGAGTTCATCTTTATCCGTAAGATCAGAAGATGACAAATTAGATGGTATTTTATCTGCTTACAATGATATTGATAAATTATCTATTCCTGTCAGTAATGTTTCATCTTTACCTAAACCTAAAATATCTTCCAAGTCATGGATAATTGTTGATGTGAATAGTGAACAAGTATTAGCATCTTCTAATCCAGATTTAAAAGTTGAGCCTGCTTCTTTAACTAAGATTATGACTGCATATCTAGTATTTGATGCCATAGAGGATAAACGTTTAGATAAAGATCAGAATGTTATTGTATCTGAAAAAGCCTGGAGAACTGTTGGCTCTAGAATGTTCCTTGAACCAAACAAAAAAGTACAAATTCGTGATTTATTACAAGGTATGATTGTGCAATCAGGCAATGACGCCTCTATTGTCTTGGCAGAATCTGTTAGTGGAGATGAGGATTCTTTTGTTTATTTAATGAATCGTGAAGCAAAAAAAATTGGTATGAATAGTAGTAACTTCACTAATGTTACTGGTCTGCCTGACTCGTGCCATTTAACTACGGCTCGTGATCTTGCTCTATTATCAATAAATTTTTTAAAGAAACATGAATCTTTCCTTCATTATTATAAACAAAAAGAATTTACTTATAATGGCATAACTCAATCAAATCGTAATCGTCTACTGTGGTCTGATCCATCTGTAGATGGTTTAAAAACAGGACATACTGATACAGCTGGATATTGTCTTGTCTCTACAGCTCTAAGAGGTGATCGTCGTATACTAGTCGTGTTATTAGGTGCTAATACAGAAGCAATAAGAACAGAAGAAAGCTTAAGACTTTTAAATTGGGGATTTCAAAATTTCGATACAATTGCAATGTTTGAGGATAAAATCTCGAAATCATTAGAAGCAAGAGTTTGGGAAGGAGTTTCAGATAAGATAAATCTTAGTCCAAAGAATCCACTATGGTTATCTGTTCCTAGAGGTAGAGCGGGTGATGTAAAATTGGTTGTAGAGAGAATTGAGCCATTAATAGCTCCATTACACAAGGATCAAATTGTTGGCATTTTGCAGTTTAGTATAGATGATCAGATATTGAAAACTGTTAAATTAAGAATACATGGTAGTATGAATAGAGCTGGTTTGTTTGGTCGAGTTAAAGATATGGTTAGACGCTGGTTTGAGAATTAG
- a CDS encoding biotin--[acetyl-CoA-carboxylase] ligase — translation MMDSYKNLTIGGIVKQLEKYLTSFKKISWKESTGSTNLDLLSLIRNNNSSLPCLLGTNHQYNGRGRNGKIWIDDFESTLMFSCAFNLSVSRIDLSILPIIIGIATCKSLQKLSNRKDIGLKWPNDIYWKNKKLAGILIEIIKNNNIVIGIGINIDITDKLSEKIDQNITSWKQIVDSPVSSDNFINIIQSLSLSWLKFINLLGNNKLPSVIRQFHNVDILYGKSVTIESHNSSTCGIACGINNKGHLIVKTINDTHTVHLGNVSVKF, via the coding sequence ATGATGGATAGCTATAAAAATTTGACTATCGGTGGTATAGTTAAGCAATTAGAAAAATATCTTACAAGTTTCAAAAAAATATCTTGGAAAGAATCTACTGGTTCTACAAATTTAGATTTACTTTCACTTATAAGAAACAATAATTCTTCACTACCTTGTTTATTAGGAACAAATCATCAATACAATGGCAGAGGAAGAAATGGTAAAATTTGGATAGATGATTTTGAATCAACATTAATGTTTTCTTGTGCTTTTAATCTTTCTGTATCAAGGATAGATTTGAGTATACTGCCGATAATTATAGGAATAGCTACTTGTAAATCACTGCAGAAATTATCTAACAGAAAAGATATAGGTTTAAAATGGCCTAATGATATTTATTGGAAAAATAAGAAACTAGCTGGAATTTTGATAGAAATAATCAAAAATAATAATATAGTAATAGGAATAGGCATAAATATAGATATTACGGACAAGCTATCAGAAAAAATAGATCAAAACATAACTAGCTGGAAACAAATCGTCGATAGTCCAGTGTCTAGCGATAATTTCATAAATATAATACAATCACTATCCTTATCTTGGTTAAAATTTATAAACTTGTTAGGAAACAATAAATTACCATCAGTTATTAGACAATTTCACAATGTAGATATTTTATATGGCAAATCTGTTACAATCGAAAGCCATAATTCCAGTACATGTGGTATAGCATGTGGCATAAATAATAAAGGACATCTAATTGTTAAGACTATTAACGACACTCATACCGTACATCTAGGCAACGTCTCTGTTAAATTCTAA
- a CDS encoding 3-deoxy-D-manno-octulosonic acid transferase encodes MTYTLLLYLCAPFIWIYLLLCGRNKKTIQAIFSREKFGIYKNKFKEGVIVWIHAASLGELRASCPLVHHLLDNGFLILITGNTSSVKEEGHRLFCSYLISKRMALVFLPYDFPGCVQRFLSCYKPKIGIIIEREIWPNLLHYAHKLRLPIVLASARLSKRSFIRMMRFKSIVRLSLKNISLVLAQTTSDAYLLKKAGALSIIVTGNIKFDMDVPKYQILAGAKFKKNIKKSIVLIASMREDEETMFIEHIKQSREDNILFLLVPRHEERFDILADILRRENIPFERKSSISDKHSLNNFSIMLGDSMGEMFFYYGMSDVSIVAGSFAPLGGHNFIEACLADVPVIVGPYTFNFQDLSIEAEKLGVILRANNAEEAIDMAKCLMYNKNKVSLMKQSAWSWVNSHRGSTKRIVREIETFL; translated from the coding sequence ATGACGTATACTTTACTATTATATTTATGTGCTCCTTTTATTTGGATATATTTATTATTATGTGGTAGAAACAAAAAAACAATACAGGCTATTTTCTCTAGAGAGAAGTTTGGGATTTATAAAAACAAATTCAAAGAAGGTGTTATAGTATGGATTCATGCAGCTAGTCTTGGCGAGCTTAGGGCGTCTTGTCCACTTGTTCATCATCTATTAGACAATGGATTTTTAATTCTAATAACGGGTAATACTTCTAGCGTTAAGGAAGAGGGGCATAGATTATTTTGTAGTTATTTAATATCAAAAAGAATGGCATTGGTATTTTTACCATATGATTTCCCTGGCTGTGTTCAAAGATTTTTAAGTTGCTATAAACCTAAAATTGGAATAATTATAGAGAGAGAAATTTGGCCGAATTTGTTACATTATGCGCATAAATTGAGATTACCAATTGTTTTAGCTAGTGCAAGATTATCCAAAAGATCATTTATTAGAATGATGAGGTTTAAGTCAATAGTCCGTTTGTCATTGAAAAACATATCGCTAGTATTGGCTCAAACAACTTCAGATGCTTATTTATTAAAAAAAGCTGGTGCTTTGTCCATTATAGTTACTGGTAATATTAAGTTCGATATGGATGTTCCAAAATATCAAATATTGGCAGGAGCAAAGTTTAAAAAAAATATAAAAAAATCTATAGTGCTTATAGCCAGTATGAGAGAAGATGAAGAGACTATGTTTATAGAGCATATTAAGCAATCAAGAGAAGACAATATTCTATTTTTACTAGTGCCTCGTCATGAAGAAAGGTTTGATATTTTGGCTGATATTTTAAGAAGAGAGAACATACCGTTCGAAAGAAAGTCATCTATATCTGATAAGCATTCGCTGAATAATTTTAGTATTATGCTCGGAGATTCTATGGGTGAAATGTTTTTTTATTATGGTATGTCAGATGTTTCTATAGTTGCTGGTAGTTTTGCTCCACTAGGTGGTCATAATTTTATAGAAGCATGTCTTGCAGATGTTCCTGTAATTGTAGGTCCTTATACTTTTAATTTCCAAGACCTATCTATTGAGGCAGAAAAACTTGGTGTTATTTTAAGAGCAAATAATGCTGAGGAAGCAATAGATATGGCTAAGTGTTTAATGTACAATAAAAACAAAGTTTCTTTAATGAAACAATCTGCTTGGTCATGGGTAAATTCTCACAGAGGTTCTACTAAAAGGATAGTTAGAGAGATAGAAACTTTTTTATAA
- the aspS gene encoding aspartate--tRNA ligase, giving the protein MRTCYVGQVCSKNLGQKVTLYGWVHRRRDHGGVIFIDLRDRTGLVQIVFSPDKQVFSAAETLRNEFCIGITGIVQSRPDGTVNVDMSTGNLEVLCDEITVFNAAISLPFQLDDTNLSENTRLLNRVLDLRRVKMQKNLMTRYSVSSAVRSFLDRMGFIEIETPMLTKSTPEGARDYLVPSRVHGGHFFALPQSPQLFKQMLMISGFDRYYQITKCFRDEDLRADRQPEFTQIDCELSFLEEDEIRHIFEDMIKFIFKKVKDISLPETFPIMTWKEAMYNYGSDKPDLRVNLKLIDVTDIVADSDLKIFSNAATSSDSRVAALKVPGGVNFSRKEIDDYTKFVGIYGAKGLAYIKVNKVGDGRDGLQSPILKNINDSILLKLMEHIEVSDGDIIFFCADKNKIVNDSLGSLRVKIGHSEFGKATGIFSNSWRPLWVIDFPMFEFDDKNNRYSAVHHPFTSIKNGHDAFLDNEEYDKVISKAYDMVLNGWEIGGGSIRISNSSLQSKIFKALGIDEEMSREQFGFLLDALRYGAPPHGGIAFGLDRIVALLTNSDSIRDVIAFPKTQRAQCLITEAPSIVNDDQLKDLHIKLR; this is encoded by the coding sequence ATGCGTACCTGCTATGTTGGACAGGTTTGTAGTAAAAATTTAGGACAAAAGGTCACTTTGTATGGCTGGGTACATCGTAGACGTGATCATGGCGGCGTAATCTTTATAGATTTACGTGATCGAACTGGTTTAGTGCAAATTGTTTTTAGCCCTGATAAACAAGTATTTAGTGCAGCAGAAACTCTTCGTAATGAATTCTGTATAGGAATCACAGGCATAGTTCAATCACGCCCAGATGGAACAGTTAATGTTGATATGTCTACTGGTAATCTAGAAGTTTTATGTGATGAGATTACAGTATTCAATGCAGCAATCTCTTTGCCATTTCAACTGGATGACACAAATCTGTCAGAAAATACAAGATTGCTCAATCGCGTATTAGATTTGCGCAGAGTTAAGATGCAAAAAAACCTAATGACAAGATATAGTGTTTCTTCTGCTGTACGTAGTTTCTTAGACAGGATGGGTTTTATTGAAATAGAAACTCCTATGCTAACAAAAAGTACTCCAGAAGGAGCTCGTGATTATCTAGTACCATCTCGTGTACATGGAGGGCATTTTTTTGCTCTTCCTCAATCACCACAACTTTTTAAGCAGATGTTGATGATTTCTGGGTTTGACAGATATTATCAGATTACAAAATGTTTTCGTGATGAAGATTTAAGAGCAGATAGACAGCCAGAGTTTACTCAGATTGATTGCGAGTTATCGTTTTTAGAAGAAGACGAGATACGTCATATATTCGAAGACATGATTAAGTTTATTTTTAAAAAAGTTAAGGATATTAGCTTACCAGAAACATTTCCAATTATGACTTGGAAAGAAGCAATGTATAATTATGGTTCTGATAAACCAGACCTTAGAGTAAATCTAAAACTTATAGATGTCACTGATATAGTGGCTGATTCTGATTTGAAAATTTTTTCTAATGCAGCAACTAGCTCTGATAGTCGTGTAGCTGCTTTAAAAGTACCAGGTGGTGTTAATTTTTCTAGAAAAGAGATAGATGATTATACAAAATTTGTAGGAATTTATGGTGCTAAAGGTTTGGCATATATAAAAGTGAATAAAGTAGGCGATGGTCGCGATGGATTACAGTCTCCAATATTAAAAAATATTAATGATTCAATTCTATTAAAATTAATGGAACATATTGAGGTATCAGATGGAGATATTATCTTTTTCTGTGCTGATAAAAATAAAATAGTTAATGATTCTCTGGGATCTTTGAGAGTGAAAATAGGTCATAGTGAGTTTGGAAAGGCCACAGGGATATTTTCAAATAGTTGGAGACCGTTATGGGTAATTGATTTCCCTATGTTTGAATTTGACGATAAAAATAATCGGTACTCTGCTGTACATCATCCTTTTACAAGTATAAAAAATGGTCATGATGCTTTCCTTGATAACGAAGAGTATGATAAGGTCATTTCTAAAGCTTATGACATGGTATTAAATGGATGGGAAATAGGAGGTGGCTCTATACGCATATCTAATAGTAGCTTGCAAAGTAAAATATTTAAAGCACTAGGTATTGATGAAGAGATGTCAAGAGAGCAGTTTGGTTTTCTGTTAGATGCTTTGAGATATGGGGCCCCACCTCATGGTGGTATAGCTTTTGGTCTTGACAGGATTGTTGCCTTATTAACTAATTCTGATTCTATAAGAGATGTTATAGCATTTCCTAAAACTCAGAGAGCTCAGTGTTTAATTACTGAAGCACCATCTATTGTTAATGATGATCAATTAAAAGATTTGCATATTAAATTGAGGTAA
- the ssb gene encoding single-stranded DNA-binding protein: protein MASVNKVILLGNLGRDPELRYTPEGSTICNLSIATTSQWKDRNSGERKEETEWHRVVLYNRLAEIAGEFLKKGKPIYLEGRLKTRKWQDKDTGSDRYITEIVADQMQMLGNKDTSVMESQEGTSHHKGNTSNNERNNMSISEMEDDIPF from the coding sequence GTGGCATCTGTTAATAAAGTCATACTTCTAGGAAATTTAGGACGCGATCCTGAACTGAGATATACTCCTGAAGGTTCTACGATCTGTAACTTATCTATAGCTACAACATCTCAATGGAAGGATAGAAATAGCGGAGAAAGAAAAGAAGAGACCGAGTGGCATAGAGTTGTTTTATATAACCGTTTAGCAGAGATAGCAGGAGAATTTTTAAAAAAAGGTAAACCTATATATCTAGAAGGAAGGCTAAAGACAAGGAAATGGCAGGATAAAGACACAGGGTCTGATAGATATATCACTGAGATAGTTGCAGATCAAATGCAGATGTTGGGTAACAAGGATACATCAGTCATGGAGTCCCAGGAGGGCACATCACATCATAAAGGAAATACCTCAAATAATGAGAGAAATAATATGAGTATCTCAGAAATGGAAGATGACATCCCATTTTAG
- the ubiA gene encoding 4-hydroxybenzoate octaprenyltransferase, with product MKNDKNLNDINTNSFLNTILPSNWIPFIILCRLDRPIGIWLTLLPCFSALIICSDGIPNISNIVIFSVGAILMRSMGCTFNDICDYEFDKKVSRTCYRPLAIGSITLKKAITFLLIQLILCSSLLIFINHNSKLLSIILVPIVLIYPLCKRFTYWPQIILGICFNWGILIAWSEVTNSITLNTFLLWFGAIFWQVGYDSIYAYVDSEYDKTIGLKSTAILFSENGKFFISLFYLFALIFWFLVGYNLKLHFSYYIGMTVILLHFMWQIINFQPKNQKRNFYLFLQNIWVGILLVSCSLTGTMFIK from the coding sequence ATGAAAAACGACAAAAACCTTAATGACATCAATACGAATAGTTTCTTAAACACTATTTTACCAAGCAATTGGATACCTTTCATTATACTTTGTCGTTTAGATAGGCCAATAGGTATATGGCTAACTTTGCTACCATGTTTCAGTGCCCTTATAATATGCTCTGATGGAATACCTAATATAAGTAATATTGTTATATTTTCTGTCGGAGCAATATTAATGAGAAGCATGGGATGCACATTTAATGATATCTGTGATTATGAATTCGACAAAAAAGTAAGCAGAACATGCTATAGACCGTTAGCTATAGGTAGTATAACTTTGAAAAAAGCTATCACCTTTCTTTTAATACAACTAATATTATGCTCATCACTTTTAATTTTCATAAACCACAACAGTAAGTTGCTGAGCATAATATTAGTTCCCATAGTTCTAATATATCCTTTATGTAAAAGATTTACTTACTGGCCGCAAATCATTCTTGGAATATGCTTTAATTGGGGAATACTGATTGCATGGTCAGAGGTGACCAACTCTATTACTTTAAATACTTTTTTATTATGGTTTGGAGCAATATTTTGGCAAGTAGGTTATGACAGTATATATGCATATGTAGATTCAGAATATGATAAAACTATAGGGTTAAAATCTACAGCCATTTTATTCTCAGAAAATGGAAAATTTTTTATATCATTATTTTACTTGTTTGCATTAATTTTTTGGTTTTTGGTAGGATATAACCTGAAATTACATTTCAGTTATTACATAGGAATGACGGTTATTCTTTTACATTTCATGTGGCAAATTATTAATTTCCAACCAAAAAATCAGAAGAGAAATTTCTATCTATTTCTTCAAAATATCTGGGTCGGAATATTACTAGTATCATGTTCACTTACAGGTACTATGTTCATAAAATAA
- a CDS encoding type III pantothenate kinase codes for MIILIDSGNSRIKVGWLLNKDGSIHREPHAAIFDNLNIKSLSQWLECLPKKPNYALGVNVAGKHRENIIEYELNNIDCKIEWVIAQERTSLLINKYKNHDQLGADRWAAMLGIVEKQKKTHPPLIVASFGTATTIDIISPNNIFVGGIILPGSFMMRQSLTNGTANLPMSSGESSDFPLDTINSINSGISSAQSGALVRQCIVTFREYNQFPIIYVTGGVWPEIEKETRQLINGIKFRGEKKTEIIYENRPVLDGLAIMARNIL; via the coding sequence ATGATAATATTAATCGACTCTGGAAACAGTAGAATAAAAGTAGGTTGGTTATTAAATAAAGATGGTTCTATCCACAGAGAACCACATGCAGCAATATTTGATAATTTAAATATAAAATCTCTTAGTCAATGGCTAGAATGTTTACCCAAAAAACCAAATTACGCATTGGGTGTTAATGTAGCAGGCAAACATCGCGAAAATATAATAGAATACGAGTTAAATAATATAGATTGCAAAATTGAATGGGTGATAGCTCAAGAAAGGACATCGTTACTAATAAACAAGTATAAAAACCATGATCAATTAGGAGCAGATAGATGGGCTGCAATGCTAGGAATAGTAGAGAAACAGAAGAAAACTCATCCACCATTAATTGTAGCAAGTTTCGGTACAGCAACTACGATAGATATCATAAGCCCTAATAATATTTTTGTAGGAGGTATAATACTTCCTGGGTCTTTTATGATGAGACAATCTCTTACAAATGGAACAGCAAATCTACCAATGTCTAGCGGAGAATCCTCTGACTTTCCATTAGATACTATTAATTCTATAAATTCAGGAATTTCCTCAGCACAATCAGGAGCGCTAGTAAGACAATGCATAGTAACATTTAGAGAATATAATCAATTTCCAATAATATATGTAACTGGTGGAGTATGGCCAGAAATAGAGAAAGAAACAAGACAACTGATTAATGGAATAAAATTTAGAGGTGAGAAAAAAACAGAAATAATATACGAAAATAGGCCAGTTCTAGATGGATTAGCTATTATGGCTAGAAACATATTATAA